Proteins found in one Methanospirillum hungatei JF-1 genomic segment:
- a CDS encoding tetratricopeptide repeat protein produces the protein MQAHHVLFIFLILLLLFCGCITDTNVTAPDTESGTPDTLATLQSLLESDPENPDLWYAMAEILKEQGDNEGAIHAITRAAEFSPGNSTILLAKAHLHITKGERDQANRAILKVLDILPGNKTALDLLSSLRMNTTTPLNYILVEHDLLIEPNNTWSAFNKGRLLFEEGKHREALAWFIKATTYDQKNAPAWYFTGTTYTELGNYAQAIDALQSALTLDPSNAGAYYEMGRAYEKLGNRTAARNYYETAIKLNPDNVWTRFVYGKNLAISGDYESAIKELKTSLKGSSCQASAWYELANAYYQTGQYDQALEAINSALTIDPYTKEYRALYLSIRAAQDPASWSLQNVTKRAVDAPENASVWFYQGAIAYHDGRYADALTYLTSAVSLDPMNPEAWYYRGVTQYELGRYQDALCSFDKTILLDPGNAWAYYYRGDILQKGGQCEYAIAYLNKGIQLDPTIPWTYYVKGNCYLNQSRYQLAADEFDRSIDQFPCNRWAWFFGGQSYYGLGKFSIAYDYFTKALSFDPENEEFRRWKARAAAESSYPDEAIYHYNQTLPFSTGACGIM, from the coding sequence ATGCAGGCTCATCATGTCCTATTTATCTTTCTTATCCTGCTTCTCCTGTTCTGCGGTTGTATTACAGATACAAATGTAACCGCTCCAGATACAGAATCAGGCACACCGGATACCCTTGCAACTCTTCAGAGTTTACTGGAATCAGATCCTGAAAACCCTGATCTCTGGTATGCAATGGCTGAGATACTAAAAGAACAAGGTGATAACGAAGGGGCAATACATGCAATCACCAGAGCCGCTGAATTCAGCCCTGGAAACAGCACAATCCTGCTTGCAAAAGCGCACCTCCACATAACGAAAGGAGAGAGAGATCAGGCAAACCGTGCCATCCTGAAAGTCCTTGATATCCTTCCCGGGAACAAAACCGCTTTAGACCTTTTATCATCCTTGCGAATGAACACAACAACTCCCCTGAACTATATCCTGGTCGAACATGATCTCCTGATCGAACCAAATAATACTTGGTCAGCCTTTAATAAAGGGCGCCTGCTTTTTGAAGAGGGGAAACACCGTGAGGCACTTGCCTGGTTCATCAAAGCTACCACCTATGATCAGAAGAACGCACCTGCCTGGTACTTCACCGGAACAACATATACCGAACTGGGAAATTATGCGCAGGCAATCGATGCTTTGCAATCGGCACTGACACTTGATCCCTCAAATGCCGGTGCCTATTATGAGATGGGCAGGGCGTATGAAAAACTGGGAAACCGCACCGCAGCCAGGAATTATTATGAAACTGCGATAAAATTAAATCCGGATAATGTATGGACACGATTTGTTTATGGAAAAAACCTGGCCATCTCTGGTGACTACGAATCTGCAATAAAGGAGCTGAAAACAAGTCTTAAAGGATCATCATGTCAGGCATCAGCCTGGTATGAACTCGCCAATGCATATTACCAGACCGGACAGTATGACCAGGCTCTTGAGGCTATCAACTCTGCACTCACCATTGACCCATATACAAAAGAATACCGGGCTTTGTACCTCTCTATACGGGCAGCACAGGATCCCGCCTCCTGGTCACTGCAAAATGTAACAAAAAGAGCTGTTGATGCACCTGAAAATGCATCGGTTTGGTTCTATCAGGGCGCGATTGCATATCATGACGGGAGGTATGCAGATGCACTCACGTACCTCACCTCTGCGGTCAGTCTGGATCCGATGAATCCGGAGGCATGGTACTACCGGGGAGTGACCCAGTATGAACTTGGCAGGTATCAGGATGCATTATGCAGCTTTGATAAAACGATACTCCTGGATCCCGGAAATGCATGGGCATATTACTACCGGGGTGATATCCTGCAGAAAGGGGGACAGTGTGAATACGCTATTGCCTATCTGAATAAGGGAATACAACTGGATCCTACTATTCCCTGGACATATTATGTGAAAGGGAACTGTTACCTGAACCAGAGCAGATATCAACTTGCTGCAGATGAATTTGACAGATCAATTGACCAGTTCCCCTGTAACCGCTGGGCATGGTTCTTTGGAGGGCAGAGTTATTACGGACTCGGAAAATTTTCCATCGCCTATGATTACTTTACAAAAGCCCTGTCATTTGATCCTGAAAATGAGGAGTTCAGAAGGTGGAAGGCACGGGCAGCTGCAGAGTCATCGTATCCGGATGAGGCAATCTATCACTACAACCAGACCCTCCCGTTCTCAACCGGTGCCTGTGGCATCATGTAA
- a CDS encoding glycosyltransferase family 2 protein produces MSDLTKEELITTLQQMDVPNTVLLEDPSITLDTFILAIKKFRIQAPDDFYAYLADRLGLAFMERDTLFANPRIGSVLPYAVGEETLIALLESKPTYLKVATANPLDTPLFTRLEEIFGKKIEKVVTPLDAILTITDTSYKGPHAYSALSELVDRQPDESAFRILVPWQKAVIIIGTILLLLLIAINPYFWLFVLFTIVNITYFVMNPVKFYVSMQGMMGEKNVIHISDEDIQNLKDEDLPIYTVLVPLFHEQEMLPHILQNIANINYPRDKLDVKILMEEEDTETIEKARKLGLFGNVEEIISPMSEPEYHAFLSIFHPVVIPKADITTKPRACNYGLKRSRGEFVVIYDAEDLPDRDQLKKVVIAFQRLGPKYACVQCLLNFYNPRKNMLTRWFSIEYSYYYDFYIQGLDKIDAPIPLGGTSNHFRMKTLRELGAWDPYNVTEDADLGMRIARKKLHTAVLNSHTYEEAVTRVPSWIRQRSRWVKGFVITWFVTMRHPIKVLKDIGIKNFFIFQTGFGGNFYLPLMNLFLWLVFAAGFIIPEYFSSWFDFWPFAAIAVFNLLIGNLFFLTMMVVATWKEKQRDLLLYAFFSPIYWILMSIGAWKGTLQLIFKPYKWEKTSHGTEIVHEQLLIEHPERFSKPIKWIEVKSPEVDRGARKATGTQIAFSVGLTVLLILFALVLFGVLEYKPVTDHFTITKIPGLNQVMKPLKDYQSGRDVRLLNYEAIPGPYSTSPPVILPKPTLTQEITAGPTFQPDRPASKISAPGEPGLIVRYDPLVNRIIITAEKSLPEGDYYVVTIGSGEREYSKNIDTTPGTLSLNGGSGVTQVKVFRVLRTGAQIPVIDSSL; encoded by the coding sequence ATGAGCGACCTTACCAAGGAAGAGTTAATCACTACCTTACAGCAGATGGATGTTCCCAATACAGTCCTGCTTGAAGATCCATCCATCACTCTTGATACTTTCATACTTGCAATAAAAAAATTCAGGATTCAGGCTCCGGATGATTTCTATGCATATCTTGCTGACCGGCTGGGGCTGGCTTTCATGGAGCGCGATACTCTTTTTGCAAATCCACGGATCGGCTCTGTTCTTCCATATGCAGTCGGTGAGGAGACGCTTATAGCTCTTCTTGAATCCAAACCGACCTACCTGAAGGTAGCAACGGCAAATCCCCTGGACACTCCCTTATTCACCCGGCTCGAAGAGATATTCGGAAAAAAAATTGAAAAAGTAGTAACGCCACTCGATGCCATCCTTACAATCACTGATACGAGTTATAAGGGTCCCCACGCATATAGTGCGCTCAGTGAACTGGTGGATCGTCAGCCTGATGAGTCGGCGTTCCGTATCCTTGTACCCTGGCAGAAAGCGGTAATTATCATTGGTACTATCCTTCTTCTCCTTCTCATTGCAATAAATCCCTATTTCTGGCTTTTTGTCCTCTTTACTATCGTTAATATCACGTATTTCGTGATGAACCCGGTGAAATTCTATGTCTCTATGCAGGGGATGATGGGAGAGAAGAATGTCATTCACATCTCTGATGAGGATATTCAAAACCTCAAAGATGAGGATCTCCCCATTTATACCGTCCTTGTTCCACTCTTCCATGAGCAGGAGATGCTCCCCCATATCCTTCAGAATATTGCCAATATCAATTATCCTCGTGATAAGCTCGATGTAAAAATCCTGATGGAAGAGGAAGATACGGAGACGATTGAAAAGGCGCGAAAATTAGGACTCTTTGGAAATGTGGAAGAGATCATCTCCCCGATGTCAGAGCCCGAATATCACGCATTCTTAAGTATCTTTCATCCGGTTGTCATCCCAAAGGCAGATATCACTACCAAACCCCGGGCCTGCAATTATGGGCTGAAACGCTCACGTGGCGAGTTTGTCGTCATTTACGATGCGGAGGATCTCCCTGACCGGGATCAGCTAAAAAAGGTCGTCATAGCATTCCAGCGTCTTGGTCCAAAATACGCCTGTGTCCAGTGCCTTTTGAATTTCTACAACCCACGGAAGAATATGCTGACCCGGTGGTTTTCAATAGAATATTCCTATTACTATGATTTTTACATCCAGGGCCTGGATAAAATTGATGCGCCTATCCCTCTTGGTGGAACAAGCAACCACTTCAGGATGAAGACCCTCCGTGAGCTGGGTGCATGGGATCCCTACAACGTAACTGAAGATGCTGACCTTGGTATGCGGATCGCGCGTAAAAAGTTGCACACAGCAGTGCTGAATTCACATACCTATGAAGAGGCGGTCACAAGGGTCCCCTCATGGATCCGGCAGCGCTCAAGATGGGTGAAAGGGTTTGTGATCACCTGGTTTGTGACGATGCGACACCCGATAAAAGTCCTGAAAGATATCGGAATCAAGAATTTTTTTATCTTTCAGACCGGCTTTGGGGGCAACTTTTACCTCCCCCTGATGAACCTCTTCCTCTGGCTGGTCTTTGCGGCAGGGTTTATCATACCGGAATATTTCTCCAGCTGGTTTGACTTCTGGCCATTTGCGGCGATTGCAGTCTTTAACCTGCTGATTGGTAATCTCTTCTTCCTCACCATGATGGTGGTTGCAACATGGAAGGAGAAACAACGGGATCTTCTTCTGTATGCGTTCTTTTCACCGATATACTGGATACTCATGAGTATCGGCGCATGGAAGGGAACCCTGCAGCTTATCTTTAAGCCCTATAAATGGGAGAAGACCAGCCATGGCACTGAGATTGTTCACGAGCAGTTATTGATAGAACACCCTGAGCGGTTTTCAAAACCGATCAAGTGGATAGAGGTGAAATCTCCGGAGGTTGACCGGGGCGCGCGAAAAGCCACCGGAACGCAGATTGCATTCTCGGTGGGGCTTACCGTTCTCCTCATCCTTTTTGCCTTGGTTCTCTTTGGTGTACTAGAATATAAGCCGGTGACAGACCATTTCACGATTACAAAGATCCCAGGATTAAACCAGGTGATGAAACCGCTGAAAGATTATCAGTCCGGAAGGGATGTGAGGCTTCTCAATTATGAAGCAATACCCGGTCCGTACTCAACCTCACCACCGGTCATACTTCCTAAACCTACTTTAACGCAGGAGATCACCGCTGGTCCTACGTTCCAACCAGACAGGCCTGCAAGCAAGATCTCCGCACCTGGAGAGCCTGGTCTTATCGTCAGATATGATCCCCTGGTAAACCGGATTATCATAACTGCAGAAAAGAGTCTTCCGGAAGGTGACTATTATGTGGTCACTATCGGCTCAGGAGAGAGGGAGTATTCGAAAAATATCGATACTACACCAGGAACACTCTCCCTGAATGGTGGTTCCGGAGTTACCCAGGTGAAGGTATTCAGAGTACTCAGGACCGGCGCACAGATCCCTGTGATAGATTCGTCTCTCTAA
- a CDS encoding response regulator, giving the protein MKRILIVDDDTAILDSTKQILEFEGYEVEIAATAGEGLAKIENEFFNLALFDIKLPDMEGTELLEKAHKLRPGMKKIMVTGYASLENSVFSLNAGADAYIMKPVNPRDLLEKIKEKLDEQEKDQIVDGDKVAEFLEERLLSIR; this is encoded by the coding sequence ATGAAGAGAATACTTATTGTAGACGATGATACAGCCATCCTTGACAGTACAAAGCAAATCCTTGAATTTGAAGGGTATGAAGTTGAAATTGCTGCGACGGCAGGGGAAGGTCTTGCAAAGATAGAGAATGAGTTTTTTAACCTGGCACTCTTTGACATAAAACTTCCTGATATGGAAGGGACTGAACTTCTTGAAAAAGCCCATAAACTCCGGCCGGGAATGAAGAAGATCATGGTCACCGGATATGCAAGCCTTGAGAACTCTGTATTCTCACTGAATGCCGGGGCTGATGCATATATTATGAAACCGGTTAACCCGAGAGATCTTCTGGAAAAGATAAAGGAAAAACTGGACGAGCAGGAGAAGGATCAAATTGTCGATGGCGACAAAGTGGCAGAATTCTTAGAAGAACGCCTTCTCTCAATCAGATAA
- a CDS encoding sensor histidine kinase, protein MDPELGFPLPITTGEKFQVLFVISSKPLGELSKTYLERPGLLNVTVCTSGAMAQDLVRNTPYDVILSDYDLDDMDAITLHLKLQQFDQKKPFLLFNITDRDREILETFSQNPVPNSPAEHDVCIIFNEQAQKIAQSVELFRTRNRLELYTRHLEELVEERTRQLQVAQRFAVIGELATMIGHDMRNPLQVITNMQYLLEMRMQKMSKEELEILHRNGIPEIFDRIGTEIQYLNKIISDLQDYAREVNPEKSRINLKTFIEDLILKISPPPSVLVKIEIQSGMIVLVDPVLLSRVMENLMINAIQAMDTGGTLTLTSHIAEDDIIISIRDTGPGISAEAQSRIFDPLFTTKPKGTGLGLSVTKRLIEAHGGKITLVETSPAGTTFEVSLPAS, encoded by the coding sequence ATGGACCCTGAACTTGGTTTTCCGTTACCAATCACCACCGGAGAAAAGTTTCAGGTCCTCTTTGTAATAAGTTCCAAACCTCTGGGTGAGCTCTCCAAAACATATCTTGAACGCCCCGGGCTCCTGAACGTCACCGTGTGTACTTCTGGGGCTATGGCCCAGGATCTTGTGCGCAATACTCCCTATGATGTAATTCTTTCAGATTATGATCTTGATGACATGGATGCCATCACCCTGCATTTGAAATTACAACAGTTTGATCAGAAAAAACCCTTTCTTCTCTTTAACATCACGGACCGTGATCGTGAGATCCTGGAAACGTTTTCGCAAAATCCTGTTCCGAATTCACCTGCAGAACATGATGTCTGTATCATTTTTAATGAGCAGGCGCAGAAGATCGCCCAGTCTGTTGAATTATTCAGAACGCGAAACCGGCTTGAACTCTATACCCGTCATCTCGAAGAACTTGTCGAAGAGCGGACAAGGCAGTTACAGGTCGCCCAGAGGTTTGCGGTAATCGGTGAACTTGCGACGATGATCGGTCATGATATGAGAAACCCTCTCCAGGTTATAACCAATATGCAGTATCTGCTGGAGATGAGAATGCAGAAGATGAGCAAAGAAGAGCTAGAAATACTTCATCGGAATGGAATTCCTGAAATCTTCGATAGGATTGGTACTGAAATTCAATATCTTAATAAAATTATTTCTGATCTTCAGGACTATGCCCGTGAGGTAAACCCGGAAAAATCACGCATTAATCTGAAAACATTCATTGAGGACCTGATCCTGAAGATATCTCCTCCTCCTTCAGTTCTGGTAAAAATCGAGATACAATCCGGTATGATAGTATTGGTAGATCCGGTTCTTCTCTCCAGGGTTATGGAAAATCTGATGATCAATGCCATCCAGGCAATGGATACCGGAGGGACGCTTACCCTTACCTCGCACATTGCCGAAGACGATATCATTATCTCGATTCGTGATACCGGGCCAGGGATCTCCGCAGAAGCGCAGAGCCGGATATTTGATCCCTTATTTACCACAAAACCGAAAGGGACTGGCCTTGGATTATCGGTGACCAAGCGATTGATTGAAGCACATGGAGGAAAAATTACCCTTGTGGAAACATCACCTGCAGGGACTACATTTGAAGTCTCTCTTCCGGCATCATAG